In a genomic window of Candidatus Neomarinimicrobiota bacterium:
- a CDS encoding flippase-like domain-containing protein, with the protein MIKRLILGLLISMVFLYFAFKDVSWGDFLHFILGIQYQWLIPAAISVIASFIVRAIRWKMLVAPIQKVTFDNTFSATMIGYMGNNVLPFRLGDLLRAFAFSKDTGIKKSTTLASLLLERILDLLTTLMALGLVLVYFPHFPLWATRVGYAALMIVAGLITFTILMQFKNEYILRFAKFILKPMPDKWNSTVAKKLISFSDGLQVVSQYKKYFGLLLVSMLHWPVYISTVWFTFQAFNFSYGIIEAFVVLVFITFAVAIPSAPGYVGTFHGLVVASMALFGLAGDSARAFAVVLHAINYVPVTLVGLYYFWKRQITLKEVESEVEEPTDNEDMSGFPEI; encoded by the coding sequence ATGATAAAAAGGCTCATATTAGGTTTGCTTATAAGCATGGTGTTTCTATACTTCGCGTTCAAGGATGTGAGTTGGGGTGATTTTCTGCATTTTATTTTAGGAATTCAGTATCAGTGGCTTATTCCGGCGGCGATAAGTGTGATAGCAAGTTTCATCGTCAGGGCGATTCGCTGGAAAATGCTCGTGGCGCCGATACAAAAAGTTACATTCGATAATACATTTTCCGCTACAATGATCGGTTATATGGGTAATAACGTTTTACCGTTCAGACTTGGCGACCTATTGAGAGCCTTTGCGTTTTCCAAAGACACCGGCATAAAAAAATCAACCACATTGGCATCGCTTCTTCTTGAACGAATTCTTGATCTGCTGACGACTTTAATGGCATTAGGATTAGTATTAGTTTATTTCCCGCATTTTCCGCTTTGGGCTACAAGAGTAGGATATGCCGCTCTTATGATAGTGGCAGGATTAATTACGTTCACGATTTTAATGCAATTCAAAAATGAATACATACTTCGATTTGCGAAGTTCATCCTCAAGCCTATGCCGGACAAATGGAATTCCACCGTTGCGAAAAAACTCATTAGCTTTTCCGATGGGTTGCAGGTAGTATCGCAATATAAAAAGTACTTCGGTCTTCTTCTTGTTTCGATGCTTCACTGGCCTGTTTATATTTCAACGGTCTGGTTCACATTTCAGGCTTTCAATTTCAGCTACGGAATTATAGAAGCATTTGTCGTACTCGTGTTTATCACTTTTGCCGTGGCGATTCCATCAGCGCCTGGTTACGTCGGGACGTTTCACGGTTTGGTAGTGGCATCTATGGCGCTGTTCGGTCTTGCCGGCGATTCCGCGAGAGCATTCGCCGTAGTATTACACGCAATAAATTATGTGCCTGTGACGTTGGTTGGTTTATATTACTTCTGGAAGCGGCAGATTACTTTGAAAGAGGTGGAATCTGAAGTGGAGGAACCCACTGATAATGAGGATATGAGCGGTTTCCCTGAGATTTAA
- the metH gene encoding methionine synthase, with amino-acid sequence MTDRLKELKKALQERILVLDGATGTALGDVATTAEAFGGEQYEGLYEALNLFSPELVLHLHKTYIDAGADIIETNTFSGSTIVLEEFGLESRTREINRRAAELAREAIEKYGNGKPLWVAGSMGPSTKTIQVTGGIDFDGIRDAYMPQILGLIEGGVDYLLIETSQDSLNIKSLIMAVQEANEELGTSIPVAVSVTIETTGTMLAGQNIEAAAYTFAPFDLLYLGLNCATGPEFMTDHLRTLSELYPGFVAVVPNAGLPNVDGEYDESAEDLSTVLQRFAKNGWVNLVGGCCGTNDEYVTMIHDKVSKIEPRIPPTEIDSSATAGSEALVLEEDNRPVLVGERTNVIGSRKFKRLVNENRFEEAAEVGRAQARGGAGILDLCVANPDRDEEEDFLNILRPLLRKTRTPIMIDSTDSEVIEAALKCIGGRAAINSVNFEDGEDKIRSVGALAKKHGAVLVVGLIDEDPEQGMAITVERKLQVSERAHNLLTRELGFSGGEIIFDPLVFPCGTGDANYVGSAKQTIEGVKAIKEKFPLCKTILGISNVSFGLPKEGREVLNGVFLYHCIQAGLDFAIVNTTGLKRYASIPENERELCLDLLYDRDKDAIEKFTEYFRGARPSSKESVKDLPVKERIEYAVIEGVRENLIENLDEALKETPPLDIINGPLMDGMAIVGERFGANQLIIAEVLESAEVMKAAVSYLEGKLPEGEKAQSRGKILLATVKGDVHDIGKNLVDMILSNNGYEVVNLGIKIPPEKLIEAVREHNPDIIGLSGLLVKSAQMMVTTAEDLKNVGIETPLVVGGAALTKDFTLTRISPSYGNIAFYAEDAMKGLTLCHTIQNPAERENLYESWREDQAARLERKKEKVSKKKEKVEIINVGWKETDIPKAPDFETHLFVPDDLEEIFSYINKKMLYGKHLGLARSEIRLTDAEDKQAQKVRKAVRRIKDIAMESDWFQPKALYQWVNSWSEGDSIIWNNGSGNVEIKMPRQDKEPFSCAADWVAPEGKEDTIAMFLTTCGKEPNEVALKWKEEGRLLDSFILQVLAIETAEALAELVHKKIRAEWGTPDKEDITLKEMFKTAYRGVRLSFGYPACPDLEDQTKLFEILKPEKSVGVRLTSGFMMEPEASVSAIVFHHPDGRYFRAE; translated from the coding sequence GTGACAGACAGGCTTAAAGAATTAAAGAAAGCTCTTCAGGAACGAATATTAGTCCTTGACGGAGCAACAGGAACCGCTCTCGGAGATGTTGCCACAACCGCTGAAGCGTTCGGTGGAGAGCAATACGAGGGGTTATACGAAGCGCTGAACCTATTTTCCCCCGAGCTAGTGCTTCATTTGCATAAGACATACATAGACGCCGGAGCGGACATTATCGAAACGAATACATTCAGCGGTTCTACGATAGTCTTAGAGGAATTCGGTCTTGAATCCAGGACTCGTGAAATTAATCGCAGGGCGGCAGAATTAGCTCGGGAGGCGATAGAAAAATACGGTAACGGAAAGCCGCTATGGGTTGCGGGGTCAATGGGACCTTCAACAAAGACGATACAGGTTACAGGTGGAATTGATTTCGATGGAATCAGAGATGCCTATATGCCGCAGATTTTAGGATTGATAGAGGGCGGTGTGGATTATCTTCTTATTGAAACCTCTCAGGACTCTTTGAACATAAAATCACTTATTATGGCAGTTCAGGAAGCAAATGAAGAGCTTGGAACTTCAATTCCGGTTGCGGTTTCCGTAACTATAGAGACTACAGGCACAATGCTTGCAGGTCAGAATATCGAAGCGGCTGCCTACACGTTTGCTCCATTCGACCTGCTCTATCTTGGACTTAACTGCGCCACGGGTCCGGAATTTATGACAGACCATCTGCGTACGCTGTCGGAACTCTATCCCGGTTTCGTAGCTGTTGTTCCCAACGCCGGGCTGCCGAATGTTGACGGCGAATACGACGAATCCGCTGAGGATCTGTCAACCGTGCTACAGCGATTCGCGAAAAACGGTTGGGTGAATCTCGTTGGAGGTTGTTGTGGCACAAACGATGAATACGTTACTATGATTCACGATAAGGTAAGTAAAATCGAGCCGCGAATTCCTCCTACTGAAATTGACAGTTCTGCCACGGCGGGCTCGGAAGCCTTGGTTCTTGAGGAAGATAACCGACCGGTACTCGTAGGTGAACGAACAAACGTCATCGGTTCACGAAAATTCAAACGGTTGGTGAACGAAAACCGTTTCGAGGAGGCTGCGGAAGTGGGGCGTGCGCAGGCGCGTGGGGGAGCGGGAATACTTGACCTTTGCGTGGCGAATCCCGATAGGGACGAGGAGGAGGATTTTCTTAATATTTTGCGACCTCTTTTGCGGAAGACTCGAACACCGATAATGATTGATTCCACAGACAGCGAAGTTATTGAAGCCGCATTGAAATGTATCGGCGGGAGAGCAGCGATAAATTCTGTTAACTTCGAAGACGGCGAGGATAAAATTCGGAGTGTGGGAGCTCTCGCGAAAAAACATGGTGCGGTTCTTGTTGTGGGGCTTATTGATGAAGACCCAGAACAGGGAATGGCCATCACTGTTGAGCGTAAGCTTCAAGTTTCTGAAAGGGCGCACAATCTACTCACACGAGAATTAGGTTTCAGCGGCGGCGAGATAATATTCGATCCGTTGGTGTTCCCGTGCGGTACAGGTGATGCGAATTATGTCGGCTCTGCCAAGCAGACGATTGAAGGCGTGAAGGCGATAAAAGAGAAGTTTCCTCTTTGCAAAACTATTCTCGGAATAAGCAATGTATCATTCGGTCTTCCGAAGGAGGGCAGAGAGGTGCTGAACGGTGTATTTTTATATCATTGCATTCAGGCAGGTCTGGATTTTGCCATTGTGAATACTACAGGATTGAAACGTTACGCCAGCATCCCGGAAAATGAAAGGGAACTCTGTCTTGATCTCCTATATGACAGAGATAAGGACGCTATAGAAAAATTCACCGAATATTTCAGAGGCGCCAGACCTTCAAGCAAAGAATCGGTGAAAGATCTGCCTGTGAAAGAACGGATAGAATATGCCGTGATAGAAGGTGTGCGCGAGAATCTTATCGAAAATCTCGACGAGGCTTTGAAAGAGACTCCGCCTTTGGATATAATCAACGGTCCATTGATGGACGGGATGGCAATTGTCGGAGAGCGATTCGGGGCGAATCAGCTTATTATCGCTGAAGTACTCGAAAGCGCGGAAGTTATGAAAGCGGCTGTCAGTTATCTTGAGGGGAAACTCCCCGAAGGCGAAAAAGCTCAAAGCAGGGGGAAGATACTCCTTGCTACGGTAAAGGGAGATGTTCACGATATTGGTAAAAATCTTGTGGATATGATACTCTCGAACAACGGTTACGAAGTGGTCAATCTCGGAATAAAAATTCCGCCGGAGAAACTCATTGAAGCCGTGAGGGAGCATAATCCTGATATCATCGGGCTTTCAGGGTTGTTGGTAAAATCCGCTCAGATGATGGTAACAACCGCGGAAGATCTTAAAAATGTAGGCATCGAAACACCGTTAGTTGTCGGCGGCGCGGCTTTGACAAAAGATTTCACACTGACACGGATTTCCCCCTCTTACGGGAATATTGCGTTTTACGCTGAAGACGCCATGAAAGGGTTAACACTTTGTCATACGATTCAAAACCCCGCTGAAAGAGAAAATTTATACGAATCATGGCGGGAAGATCAGGCTGCCCGATTGGAACGCAAAAAGGAAAAAGTTTCTAAGAAGAAAGAAAAAGTGGAAATCATCAATGTGGGTTGGAAGGAAACTGATATTCCGAAAGCGCCCGATTTCGAAACACATCTTTTTGTCCCTGACGATCTTGAGGAAATTTTTTCATACATAAATAAGAAAATGCTTTATGGAAAACATCTGGGGCTTGCAAGATCCGAAATACGGCTAACCGATGCGGAGGATAAGCAGGCGCAAAAAGTCAGAAAAGCCGTAAGACGGATAAAAGATATCGCTATGGAAAGTGATTGGTTTCAACCCAAAGCGCTGTATCAATGGGTTAATTCATGGTCTGAGGGAGACAGTATCATTTGGAATAACGGAAGCGGCAACGTTGAGATTAAAATGCCGAGGCAGGATAAAGAACCCTTTTCGTGCGCTGCGGATTGGGTTGCTCCGGAAGGAAAAGAAGATACGATTGCGATGTTCCTGACCACCTGTGGAAAAGAACCGAATGAAGTAGCTCTGAAATGGAAAGAAGAAGGGAGGCTGCTTGATAGCTTTATATTACAGGTTCTGGCGATTGAAACCGCAGAAGCGTTGGCTGAATTGGTTCATAAGAAAATTAGAGCGGAGTGGGGAACTCCCGACAAAGAGGATATTACTCTAAAGGAGATGTTCAAAACAGCATATAGGGGCGTTCGATTGTCGTTTGGTTATCCTGCCTGTCCCGATCTTGAGGATCAGACTAAACTGTTCGAGATTCTCAAGCCGGAGAAAAGTGTGGGCGTTCGCCTGACATCAGGATTTATGATGGAACCGGAAGCGTCGGTTAGCGCTATAGTGTTTCACCATCCCGATGGACGATATTTCCGCGCTGAATAG
- a CDS encoding Trm112 family protein — protein sequence MLKKELLDILVCPKCKGELEHLIEEAKLICHSCKLSYRIESDIPVMLIDEAEPVD from the coding sequence ATGTTGAAAAAAGAACTATTAGATATTTTGGTCTGCCCCAAGTGTAAAGGTGAACTTGAGCACCTGATTGAAGAAGCAAAGCTGATTTGCCACTCATGCAAACTATCGTACCGAATAGAGAGCGATATCCCTGTAATGCTGATTGACGAAGCAGAACCTGTCGATTAG
- a CDS encoding HIT domain-containing protein encodes MIPNDNKLWAPWRMEYIKREIANESESCFLCDKPNSEDSEKNLILLKGKLTFVVMNLYPYNNSHLMICPYRHISDFTALSKEERSESQEVISGCIKILTKHMKPEGFNIGLNIGKAGGAGIEEHLHWHLVPRWIGDTNFMPVLGNTKVIMEGLTDSYRKLQPDFADFEKSIL; translated from the coding sequence ATGATTCCGAATGATAACAAGTTATGGGCTCCATGGCGGATGGAATATATCAAACGGGAGATCGCCAATGAATCAGAGAGTTGTTTTCTATGCGATAAACCTAACTCTGAAGATAGTGAAAAAAACCTCATCTTGCTAAAAGGTAAACTGACGTTCGTTGTTATGAATCTTTATCCGTACAATAATTCCCACCTTATGATTTGTCCCTATCGGCACATATCGGATTTTACCGCTCTTTCTAAAGAAGAGAGAAGCGAATCTCAGGAAGTGATTTCAGGGTGCATAAAAATTCTGACCAAACATATGAAACCCGAGGGTTTCAATATTGGATTGAATATCGGCAAGGCAGGAGGCGCAGGCATTGAAGAACACCTTCACTGGCATTTAGTTCCGCGCTGGATAGGGGATACAAATTTTATGCCCGTACTTGGTAACACAAAAGTAATAATGGAAGGGTTGACCGATTCATATAGAAAACTTCAACCTGATTTTGCAGACTTTGAGAAGTCAATATTATAA
- a CDS encoding winged helix-turn-helix transcriptional regulator — MQKTISIIGGKWKVLILWHLSIQTYRFGQLKKLLPDITQKMLTQQLRELEAEKLLNRKVYAVIPPKVEYSLTEEGKSLKPILKSMCHWGKNHVDQKELENFLIDTNVV, encoded by the coding sequence ATGCAAAAGACAATTTCCATTATTGGCGGTAAATGGAAGGTTCTGATTCTGTGGCATCTGAGTATTCAGACTTACAGGTTTGGGCAACTGAAAAAGTTATTGCCGGATATAACACAGAAAATGTTGACTCAGCAATTAAGAGAGCTGGAAGCAGAAAAGCTTCTTAACCGAAAAGTGTATGCTGTTATTCCGCCAAAAGTTGAGTATTCATTAACCGAGGAAGGTAAATCTTTAAAACCAATTCTGAAGTCTATGTGCCATTGGGGTAAAAACCACGTAGATCAAAAGGAATTGGAGAATTTCTTGATAGATACGAATGTTGTTTAA
- a CDS encoding SDR family oxidoreductase, with protein MRLSGKTAVITGGNSGIGLGIAKEFINEGASVTILGRNRKTLDEAAEKLGKDSLVIQGDITKMADIENLYDQTESKFGKIDVLVVNAGGASVVPFSLVEESIFDDGVDLNFKGTFFTIQKALPHLNDNASIIIVSSVAHRLGFPGMSVYGATKAAIRSLARTISAELLPERGIRVNVVSPGPIETPIFDRMGIPEDQVDGMKESFKSLIPLKRFGTTEEIAKTVLFLASSESSFIVGEDISVDGGIVNLGVK; from the coding sequence ATGCGATTAAGTGGAAAAACGGCTGTAATAACGGGAGGCAATAGCGGTATTGGATTAGGCATCGCGAAAGAATTTATTAATGAAGGAGCCTCGGTTACGATACTGGGGCGAAATCGTAAAACTCTCGACGAAGCAGCAGAAAAGTTAGGTAAGGATTCGCTTGTTATTCAAGGCGATATAACAAAGATGGCTGACATCGAAAATCTTTACGACCAAACTGAAAGTAAATTTGGCAAGATTGACGTGTTAGTGGTTAATGCCGGAGGTGCCAGCGTAGTTCCTTTTTCATTAGTTGAAGAATCTATATTTGACGATGGTGTAGATCTCAATTTCAAAGGAACTTTCTTTACAATACAAAAAGCTTTACCTCATTTGAATGACAATGCTTCTATAATAATTGTTTCATCGGTAGCGCATAGATTGGGCTTCCCGGGTATGTCCGTATATGGCGCTACCAAAGCAGCTATAAGATCATTGGCACGCACTATTTCGGCCGAACTGTTACCTGAAAGAGGAATACGGGTTAATGTTGTGAGCCCCGGTCCGATTGAGACTCCTATATTCGATAGAATGGGAATACCTGAGGATCAAGTAGATGGGATGAAAGAATCTTTTAAAAGTTTAATTCCCTTAAAAAGATTTGGAACAACTGAAGAAATAGCAAAAACTGTGCTTTTTCTCGCCTCATCCGAGTCATCTTTCATTGTCGGAGAAGACATTAGCGTTGACGGAGGTATTGTCAATTTGGGAGTTAAGTAA
- a CDS encoding nucleotide sugar dehydrogenase — MGYGNNKISVIGLGYVGLPLAAEFAKKGLETVGIDVDESKIKNVRDGVSYIEDISSESLKAVVDSGKLTATTDLSAVAETDTILISVPTPVTEHKTPEIKFIKSVVDGIAPYIRKGHMIILRSTTYPGTTREFIVPKMEAAGLEIGVDCYVAFAPERVDPGNAKYGFSNTPVVVGGITEACTDAAAKLMEVISEKTVKVSNPEAAEMSKLLENIFRSVNIALINEMAMLCDRIGGIDIWEVVEAASTKPFGFTKFTPGPGIGGHCIQIDPYYLSWKAKQYNFYTDFIEQAAKTNENMPHYVADRIVKALAMTTTPLPESKVLILGLAYKPDINDLRNSPGVHVWEALIQRGLKNIEYSDPYIAEFTSENINKTSMKLTPEVIQEFDCVIIITDHTNYDWKMIFDNARSIIDTRNASSKVDSVPPYYYLLGSGNIERT; from the coding sequence ATGGGTTACGGTAATAACAAAATATCGGTTATCGGTCTTGGATACGTCGGACTTCCGCTTGCGGCGGAGTTTGCGAAAAAAGGGCTTGAGACCGTAGGGATTGATGTTGATGAATCTAAAATCAAAAATGTCAGAGATGGCGTAAGTTACATTGAGGACATTTCGTCTGAAAGCCTGAAAGCTGTTGTCGATTCCGGAAAATTGACTGCGACGACAGACCTATCGGCGGTAGCTGAAACAGATACAATACTCATTTCAGTTCCTACGCCTGTGACAGAGCATAAGACACCTGAAATCAAATTTATAAAAAGCGTTGTTGACGGCATTGCTCCTTATATCAGAAAAGGTCATATGATAATTCTGCGCAGCACGACCTATCCGGGAACCACAAGAGAATTTATTGTTCCCAAAATGGAAGCTGCAGGATTGGAGATAGGTGTGGATTGTTATGTGGCGTTTGCGCCCGAACGGGTTGACCCCGGAAATGCTAAATACGGTTTCTCTAATACGCCTGTTGTCGTGGGTGGCATCACAGAGGCGTGTACAGATGCAGCGGCAAAGCTGATGGAAGTCATAAGTGAAAAAACCGTAAAGGTTTCCAATCCTGAAGCTGCCGAGATGTCCAAGCTGTTGGAAAATATTTTCAGGAGCGTCAACATTGCATTAATAAATGAAATGGCTATGCTTTGCGACCGGATCGGCGGAATAGATATTTGGGAAGTTGTGGAAGCAGCTTCAACAAAGCCTTTTGGATTCACAAAATTTACGCCGGGTCCCGGAATAGGCGGTCATTGCATTCAGATAGACCCGTATTATCTTTCGTGGAAAGCGAAACAGTATAATTTTTATACCGATTTCATCGAACAGGCGGCAAAAACAAATGAAAATATGCCTCACTACGTGGCGGACAGAATTGTGAAAGCGTTAGCAATGACGACTACGCCTCTGCCTGAGAGCAAAGTTTTAATTCTCGGTCTTGCATACAAGCCTGATATCAACGACCTTAGAAATTCACCCGGCGTGCATGTATGGGAAGCTCTGATACAGCGAGGACTTAAAAATATCGAATATTCCGATCCGTATATTGCTGAATTCACAAGTGAGAATATAAATAAAACTTCGATGAAGCTTACCCCGGAGGTCATCCAAGAATTTGATTGCGTTATAATTATTACCGATCACACCAATTACGATTGGAAAATGATCTTCGACAATGCCAGGTCAATTATTGATACGCGAAACGCATCCTCGAAAGTAGATAGTGTTCCGCCGTACTATTACCTGCTTGGAAGCGGCAACATAGAAAGAACATAA
- the carA gene encoding glutamine-hydrolyzing carbamoyl-phosphate synthase small subunit, with protein sequence MKARLILEDGSIFTGNSFASEKDAFGEIVFNTSMSGYQEIITDPSYAGQIVMMTYPHIGNYGVNSDDMESEKPFLKGFIVKELCEIPSNYRSEESLEEFLKRNGITGLQGIDTRAVTRRIRETGAMRCMITTSDLSDEELVAKVMKSEEMAGSELASFVSSEKPQTFGNDGAKYHVAVLDFGVKGNILQELLNRECRLTVLPAKTSADEILKINPDGVLLSNGPGDPAAVDYAIENIRKMVGQIPVFGICLGHQLLALALGAETYKLKFGHRGANHPVKELSTGKVEITVQNHGFAVTPDSINDDEIEITHLNLNDGTIEGLRHKKLPLFSVQYHPEASPGPHDSRYLFDRFIDMMKENGS encoded by the coding sequence TTGAAGGCTCGTCTTATATTAGAAGACGGGAGTATCTTCACGGGGAATTCATTCGCATCGGAAAAAGATGCTTTCGGCGAGATAGTGTTTAATACTTCAATGTCCGGCTATCAGGAGATTATCACAGACCCGTCATACGCCGGGCAGATAGTGATGATGACATATCCTCACATCGGTAATTACGGGGTGAACAGTGATGATATGGAATCAGAAAAACCCTTCCTGAAAGGATTTATCGTAAAGGAATTGTGCGAAATTCCGAGCAATTATCGCTCGGAAGAATCTCTTGAAGAATTTCTAAAACGTAATGGTATAACAGGTTTACAGGGTATTGATACACGAGCCGTCACTCGAAGGATACGGGAGACCGGAGCGATGCGGTGTATGATAACGACTTCTGATCTCTCCGATGAGGAATTAGTCGCAAAAGTAATGAAATCCGAAGAGATGGCGGGCTCTGAACTCGCTTCGTTCGTCAGCTCGGAGAAACCGCAAACCTTCGGGAACGATGGCGCAAAATATCACGTCGCTGTTCTTGATTTCGGAGTAAAAGGAAATATCCTACAGGAACTTCTGAACAGAGAATGCAGACTGACAGTTCTGCCGGCGAAGACATCAGCTGACGAGATATTAAAAATTAATCCTGATGGAGTTCTCCTGTCAAACGGACCGGGCGACCCAGCTGCCGTAGATTACGCAATCGAAAACATCAGAAAAATGGTAGGGCAAATTCCGGTGTTCGGTATTTGTCTCGGGCATCAATTGCTTGCTCTTGCGTTAGGAGCGGAAACCTATAAACTAAAATTCGGACACCGCGGAGCGAACCATCCTGTTAAAGAACTTTCTACGGGGAAAGTAGAGATAACCGTCCAAAATCATGGATTTGCTGTTACGCCGGATTCGATAAACGATGATGAGATTGAGATAACACATTTGAATTTGAATGACGGGACTATTGAAGGTTTGAGGCATAAGAAGTTACCGCTGTTCTCTGTGCAGTATCATCCCGAAGCCTCACCGGGTCCGCACGACAGCCGATATCTGTTCGACAGGTTTATCGATATGATGAAGGAGAACGGCAGCTGA